A window of Thalassophryne amazonica chromosome 21, fThaAma1.1, whole genome shotgun sequence contains these coding sequences:
- the kif25 gene encoding LOW QUALITY PROTEIN: kinesin-like protein KIF25 (The sequence of the model RefSeq protein was modified relative to this genomic sequence to represent the inferred CDS: inserted 1 base in 1 codon), with protein sequence MSLFINKDKMFAHQVHLLEHKLRSKEERILELETENAILHLRLAEYLGKLHRDHGQKSNTPRHLQHRRSSQTPTRAALAKVLSDVQAVKRNLREVCALYLTSAAELKNQSRELLDKLDQASTGLNRAEVHSKFVSSVFPVHTQAKIELRGNIRVHCRVRPVLHFDRIQSLIPGSGPVSSEPVVFAVSDDTVMVNCTRPGTLVHNKMFEFERVHGPEDSQDAVFEEVRPLLTSLLDGYNVCIMAYGQTGSGKTHTMMGCQTQPEHLESQQEELQGIIPTAAAELFRLISETPADSHTVEVSVLEVYNNEVFDLLARDEQGNTAGQRRDVITISSGTSQVTALTHELVCNASEVMQIVNSILKVRTRCPTLVHXSHLIVTLSISSKSRTALAVARRLQSVNGSQCSRKTQWWSPRCRRANPATRHSTDELSASPATSPCPSPCASPRSSISQAPFRTKLQLVDLAGSECVGVSGVSGAALREASCTNRSLSALSDVLGALAEQRPHVPYRNSKLTHLLQDAIGGDAKLLVMLCVSPTQRFITESLQSLGFGTRARQVQKDLPKKKNHSLKVK encoded by the exons ATGTCGCTCTTTATAAATAAGGACAAGATGTTTGCTCATCAGGTCCATCTGCTGGAACACAAACTGAGA AGTAAAGAGGAGCGAATATTGGAGCTGGAGACAGAGAATGCTATTCTTCATTTGAGACTTGCTGAG TATCTGGGGAAGTTACACCGAGACCatggacagaagtccaatactccAAGACACCTCCAGCACCGGAGGTCCAGTCAGACTCCAACCCGGGCTGCTCTGGCCAAGGTGCTGTCTGATGTCCAG GCTGTGAAACGCAACCTGAgagaggtttgtgcactctaccTGACCTCTGCAGCAGAACTGAAGAACCAGAGCCGGGAGCTGCTGGACAAACTGGACCAGGCCAGCACCGGTCTGAACAGAGCCGAGGTTCACAGTAAGTTTGTATCTTCAGTTTTTCCAGTGCATACCCAAGCCAAGATC GAGCTGAGAGGGAACATCAGGGTTCACTGCAGGGTGCGTCCAGTTCTCCACTTTGACCGCATCCAGTCCCTCATCCCCGGATCAGG GCCCGTGTCATCTGAACCGGTGGTTTTTGCTGTCAGCGAT GACACGGTGATGGTGAACTGCACGAGGCCTGGGACGCTTGTGCACAACAAGATGTTTGAGTTTGAGAG GGTGCACGGACCAGAGGACTCCCAGGATGCTGTATTTGAGGAAGTTAGGCCGCTCCTCACATCTTTGCTGGACGG TTataatgtctgtatcatggcatATGGACAGACAGGAAgtggaaagacacacactatgATGGGATGTCAGACACAGCCTGAGCACTTAGAaagtcagcaggaggagctgcagGGTATTATcccaacagctgcagctgaacTCT TCAGATTAATTTCTGAGACTCCTGCAGACAGCCACACTGTGGAGGTGTCAGTTCTGGAAGTGTACAACAACGAGGTGTTTGACCTTTTGGCCAGAGACGAGCAGGGCAACACGGCGGGCCAACGCCGAGACGTCATCACCATCTCCTCCGGTACCAGCCAAGTCACCGCCCTCACACACGA GCTGGTGTGTAACGCCTCGGAGGTGATGCAGATCGTCAACAGTATCCTGAAGGTTAGGACTCGTTGCCCCACCCTCGTCC GCTCTCACCTCATCGTCACACTCAGCATTTCCTCCAAAAGCCGCACTGCTCTGGCTGTGG CTCGCAGGCTACAGAGCGTTAACGGCTCTCAGTGCTCCCGTAAGACGCAGTGGTGGAGTCCACGCTGCAGACGTGCTAATCCTGCCACCCGCCACTCAACCGACGAGCTTTCTGCAAGCCCCGCCACCTCTCCCTGTCCCTCCCCTTGCGCCTCTCCCAGGAGCAGCATCTCACAGGCTCCCTTCAGAACCAAACTGCAGCTGGTGGACCTGGCCGGGAGCGAGTGTGTTG GTGTGTCTGGAGTGTCAGGTGCAGCACTACGGGAGGCGTCCTGCACGAACCGCAGTCTGTCTGCGCTGTCGGATGTTCTGGGCGCTCTGGCTGAGCAGCGACCACACGTTCCCTACAGGAACAGCAAACTCACTCACCTGCTGCAGGACGCCATAG GAGGCGATGCCAAGTTGCTGGTGATGCTGTGCGTGTCCCCGACGCAGCGCTTCATCACAGAATCTCTGCAGTCTCTGGGTTTTGGCACTCGGGCCCGTCAGGTCCAGAAGGATCTGCCCAAAAAGAAGAACCACAGCCTCAAAGTTAAGTGA